The DNA sequence ATCGGGAAACCCTCATACGTGGGTGAATCGAGCAGCCGGTCGGGTTCGGCGGGCAACTCTGCGGGGTCTTTGCGGGTGCTTTTCGCCAGCACCCCGGCCACCGCGGAGCGCCACTGCTCCAGACCGGACTCGACAGCACTGGCCCCGTGCACAGACACCGGCATCTCCTGTTGTCGCAGCGTGTGACTGACGTATCCGTCCATCAGGCTAAATGATGGCGATCACGGCGCCACCCGCCGGGCAGCCGATGTCCCGGCCCGCGCCGACCGGTCACGGGCCGTAGGCTTGGCAGACGTGAAAGCCGTCGTCAGGACCTTGCGGATCGCGCGCGCCACCGTGGCCGGCGTGGCGCTGCAGGTGCCCCGCCGGCGCTTGCTCGCCATCGCCGCGGCGATTGTGATTCTCGTCGCAGTCGCGTGGTGGGTGCCGCTCCCCGACGCGCTGGCACTGCGGGACTGGGCCACGTCCGTCGGGCCGTGGTTTCCGCTGGTCTTCCTGGCCACCCACATCGTGGTGACGACGTTTCCGTTCCCGCGCACGGCGTTCACCCTGACCGCGGGCCTGCTGTTCGGGCCGCTGCTCGGCATCACGATCGCGGTCGCCGCGAGTACCGTCAGCGCGCTGCTGGCCGTGCTGGCGATCCGCGCGCTGGGCTGGCAGCTCAGCAACCTGGTCAGCCATCCCGCGGTCGACCGGATCGACATGCGGCTGCGCCGGCGCGGCTGGCCGTCGGTGATCGCGCTGCGACTGATCCCGGCGGTGCCGTTCGCGGTACTGAACTACGCGGCGGGCGCGTCGGCGGTGCGGCTGCTCCCCTATTCGCTGGCGACGGTGATCGGGCTGCTGCCGGGCACCGCGGCGGTGGTGATCCTGGGCGACGCGCTCACCGGCCGCGTCGACCCGGCGCTGGTGCTGATCTCCGCCGCCACCGCCAGCGTCGGCGTCCTGGTGCTGCTGTACGAGAACCGCGTGCACCGGCGCAGGGTCAACGCGGTGTCGTCCGAAGGTGCGAACTCCGCCCTCAGCCGGCGCTGATCCGCCCGGCCGCGGCTACATTGCTGGCCATGGCGATACACGGGGCGGACGCCGGGGAACTGCGCACCCTCGCCGATGATCTCAGCCGGGCCGCCCGCCGGCTCGAGTCGGTGCGCACAGTGGTGGGCCAGCAGATCGGGATGCCGCTGGGGTGGCGCGGACCGGACGCCGAGCGCTTCAGCCAGCAGTGGCGCTATGAGGGCTCGCAGCACCTCTCTTCCGCGGTGGCCGGACTCGACGACGCCGCCGCGGCGCTGCGCCGCAACGCGCTCGAGCAGGAAGTGGCCAGTGGGGCGGTCTGCGTGAGCGGGCCGGCGGGAAGTTCGGATGCGTTCTCGGCCGAGGATCTGTTCGACACCAACGAATTCCTGTCCACGGTGGTCGGATACTTCGAGACCCTCAGCGGCTGGAGGCTTCCCGGTCCGATCGGCCACGTCATGACGGGCCTCGGCGTGCTGGGTTCCGGTGGCGATGTGGCGGACCTGCTGGGAGAGGACACCGGCGGACGACGCATCGTGGGTGGGCTCGGGGTGGGCTCACTGGTCCTCGGTCTGGCCGACCTGGCGAAGCTGCCGACCAATCCCCTCGGGCTCGCCCTGGGCGTGGCGGGCGGCTTCATCGAAGCCACGATCCCGCTCGGCAACGAGGATTACGACGAGGTACGCGACATGGGGTCCCACCACATGTTCGGCCGCGACGCCGACGATCTGACGCCCGCTCAGCGCGACATGCTGAGCCGTCGCTACGAAGGACCGATCGGGGTCGCCCACATGATCTCGGACAAGATGGACACCACCGCGGAGAAGGTCAAAGACTTCTTCGACAGGCTCTTCTGACCATGGCTGCCGAGGTCTACACCGAGATCGCGCTGGCCGAGCTGGGCCACCTCGCCGCCGGCGCGGGCGGCGATCCGGCGATGCTCGACGATGCGCTGGGCACGACCGGGTACTTCGGCCGCGAGGACGTTCTGGCGGTGGGTCGGCGTCTGAACGATGCGCGTGTCGGCGAGAGCGATGCGCCCGGGCACGCGGAAACGGCCGCCTACTTCGGCGCGGTCGGTGCCGTGCTCGCCGCCGACCCGGCGGTCACCGTGGTCACCGTCGGACCGCAGCGCAGCGTGATCTACTTCGCCGCACCGGGTCGCCACGTCGAGGTGGCGATCGTCGACGGTCGCGCATTCCTCGCGCTGCGCGCCGGTGAGGTGACGGTCGACACCTCCGCCGAACTCACCCTTGCCGTCCGCCACCGGGCCGGGTCGCCGCGCCGCCACCTCGCCGTCACGGGCGGCGCAGTTGCCGTCAGCGACGACGGGAACGACTGGCGAAGCATCGATCTCGACGGCCGGACCCCCGCCGAGGCGCTGCGGGACTTCGTCACCGGGTGACGCGCGCGGGACCCTTCACCGTCATCGCGCCGAACAGCGCGAGCAGCGACGACGAGGCGACCAGCCCCGGACTCCAGTCCCTCGCCCTGATGTGGGATCCGGCGGCCAGCACGAAATAGACCGTCAGCATGAACGTGGTGAACCGGGCCAGCGCCGGCCAGTGGCCTTGACCGGGATGAGCGGCCGAAGCTCCTCGGCGAGCTCACTGGTCGGTGTTCCCTTGGCGCGGTGCGCTGAGCTCACCGGGCGGTTGCGGGCTGGACAGCAGACCCGGCCCGTCGACCGGTGTGCGGGCCTCGGCCTCGGCCTTGGCGACCGCCTGCGCGATGGCGGGGTCGGTCTCGGTGGAGAACCAGTCGGCGACCTCGTCGGTGTCGTCCTCGACCGTCGGGCGGCCCTCGTCCGGCGACGGAGTGTACCGCACGACGCCGTCCTCGCCGGGGGCGCCGAGCAGTTTCGTGAAGCCCTGCAGCGCCCCGGCGAAATCACTGGGCACCACCCACACCTTGTTGGCCTCTCCCTGCGCCATCTGCGGCAGCGTCTGCAGGTACTGGTAGGCCAGCAGTTCGGGGGTCGGGCGGCCCGCCTTGATCGCCGCGAACGTCTTCTCGATCGCCTTCGCCTGACCCTGGGCCTGCAGGTAGGCGGCGGCCCGCTCACCCTGCGCCCGCAGCATCCGCGACTGCCGTTCGGCCTCCGCGGCCAGGATCGCGGCCTGTTTGGCGCCCTCGGCGGCGAGGATCTGCGCCTGCTTCTGGCCTTCGGCCTGTTTGATGGCCGCCTCCCGGCTGCCCTCGGCGGTCAGGATCATGGCGCGCTTCTCGCGGTCGGCGCGCATCTGCTTTTCCATCGAGTCCTGGATCGACGGCGGCGGGTCGATGGCCCGCAGCTCGACGCGGGCCACCCGCAGACCCCACCGGTTCGTGGCTTCGTCGAGCACGCCGCGCAGCGCGGTGTTGATCTGGTCGCGCGAGGTCAGCGTCTGCTCCAGCGTCATACCGCCGACCAGGTTGCGCAGGGTGGTGGTGGTGAGCTGCTCGACGCCGACGATGTAATTGCTGATCTGGTAGACCGCGGCCTGCGGGTTGGTCACCTGGAAGTAGACGACGGTGTCGATCGCGACGGTCAGGTTGTCCTCGGTGATCACCGGCTGCGGCGGGAACGACACCACCCGCTCACGCAGGTCGACGCGGGCGCGGATCTTGTCGATGAACGGGATCAGCAGCGTGAGCTGACCGCTGACGGTGCGGCTGTAGCGGCCGAGCCGTTCGATGACGGCGGCTTCGGCCTGCGGGATCAGGGCGACCGACTTGGCCACCACGATCACGGCGAAGACGACGAGCACCAGCAGCAGGACCAGGCCGGCGACGGCTCCATCCATGGCGGACTTCCCTTCGGCTCAGGGGTTCTTCCAGACCACCGCGGTGGCGCCGTCGATCCGCATGACGGTCACCTGGTCGCCCGGTTCGTACACATCGTGGTCGTCCAGCGGGCGGGCCGTCCAGACCTCGCCGTCGAGCTTGACCTGCCCGGCGTGCTGCGCGACACGGTCGAGCACCACCGCTTTCTTGCCCTCCAGCGCCTTGGCCGGCTCGGGCAGTCCGGTGCCGGAGTAGAACCGTCTGCGCAGCACCGGCCGCACCACACCCAGCAGCAGGACCGACACCAGCAGGAACACCACTCCGTCGGCCCAGATCGGCCAGTCGAACAGCCAACTGGTCCCGGTGGCCGCCAGCGCCCCGCCGGACAGCATCAGCAGGAACATGTCGCCGGTCAGCGCCTCTGCCCCTGCCAGCACAATCGCGAGGATCAGCCAGATCAGCCAAACGGGCATGTGGCCAGCCTAACGCGTATCGGGCTTGTGCAGCGGCGAACAACTACACTGCGGGCATCATGTGGTGTCCCAGTGCAACGCTGGCGGTGTGGGCCAATTCGTGGCTCGCGGGAGCCGCCGCGCCCGATGACGTGCTCGACTCGCTCTCCGCTTGGGCGCCAAGGCATTTCGTGACCGCCTACGATTCGGCGGCGGCGAGCCGGACCGGTCTGCCGTGGCCCGACCTCAACGGCACCGGCGCGGTGTCGCTGCTGCAGACGCTGCGCACCGCCGCCGGTCCCACACCGTCCGGGCCGTCGGTGTCCGTCGCGCTGCCGGTGCCAGGGGACGTCCGGGGGTTGCCTGCGGGCACCCAGTTCCAGCGCGATGCGATTGCGGTCGGCGAAGCGCTCATCGTGACCGATCCGCACGTCCCGGCCACCGCCGTCGGTTTGGTGCCCGACTTCGAGTTCGACGACGGCAGCGACGATCCCGCGTTCGACCCGGAGGTCTCCGCGCTGTCGTGGACGGTCTATTCGGCGCCCACGACCCCGCCGTCCCCGCACATCGACCTCGGTGAAGCGGAATACGAACTGCGTTCGGCGGTGCGGGCGGCGGCCGAAGCGCTCGGCGCGCTGCGCGCCGGGATGGCCGGCGCCGACGTGGACGATCCGAGGGGCCTGGTCGAGCAGGTGCTGGAGTCGGGCCGCGGGCACCGGTTGCCCGACCACGCGCCGAACCGGGCGGCGCGGGTGCTCGAGAACGCCGCCCACGTCGACGCGATCATCACGGTGAGCTCCGGGCTGATGCCGATCGGCCTGCAGAGCTCGTCGGAGGTGCAGATCGCGAGCGATGCGCTGCGCCCGCTGGTGGGTGTGGTGCGGTCGGCGCGGATCGCCGCACTGACCGCCATCCTGTACTCGGCCTGGCAGCGCTGAGGCGCCCGCTACTCGGCGGGCTTCTCCGGCTCCCCGTCGGCGGATGAGGCCGACGGACGCTGCGGCAGAAGCGCTTCCAGCGCCGATCCGGTGATCCGGCGGAACGCCCGGCGGGGCCGGTTCGCGTCCAGGATCGCCACCTCCAGCGTCGACGGGCCCAAAGTGCGGGGTTCGGATCCGTTACCGGCCGCCTCGAGCGCCTCGACCGCGATGCGCACCGCGTCGGCCAGTTCGGCGTTCTCGGTGTATGACTCGTTGAGCTTGGCGATGATCGGCTCGGTGGTTCCACCCATCACGACGAAGTGCGGTTCGTCGGCGATCGACCCGTCGTAGGTGATCCGGTACAGCTCAGGCGCTTTCGACTCACCGTGGTGGGCCACCTCGGCCACGCACAGCTCCACCTCGTACGGTTTGGCCTGTTCGGTGAAGATCGTGCCGAGCGTCTGCGCGTACACGTTGGCCAGCTGGCGTCCGGTCACATCCCGTCGCGAGTAGGCGTAGCCCTGGGTGTCGGCGAACCGGATGCCACCGCTGCGCAGGTTGTTGAACTCGTTGAACCGCCCGACGGCGGCGAATCCCACGCGGTCGTAGAGTTCACTGACCTTCTGCAGGGAGCGCGACGGGTTCTCCGCCACGAACAGCACACCGTCGGCGTAGGCCAGTGCCACCACGCTGCGGCCGCGGCTGATGCCCTTGCGTGCGAGCTCGGAACGCTCGCGCATCGCCTGTTCGGGCGAGATGAAATACGGGAAGCTCACGAATCTGTACCTCGCGGCGCATGCGCGTCAGGGCCGAAAGTGTCGGCGCGGGAACGGTTCTGGATGATGTCGCGGGCCAGCCCGGCGATCCGCTCCTGGCTGACCTCTTCGGCGCCGTCGGCGGTGATGAGCACGGCCGTCGGGAAGATGCCACGCACCAGATCCGGTCCACCGGTGGCGGAGTCGTCGTCGGCGGCGTCATAGAGCGCCTCGATGGCCACCCGCAGCGCCGAATCGGCGTCGGTCACCTGGGAGTAGAGCTTCTTCATCGAGGACTTGGCGAAGATCGAGCCGGAGCCCACCGACTGGAAGCCCTCTTCCTCCAGGTTGTGCCCACCCGCGGCGTCGAACGACACGATGCGGCCCGCGGACTGCGGATCCGGGTCGTCCAGGTCGAACCCGGCGAGCAGCGGCAGCGCCACGAAACCCTGCAGTGCCGCACCGAGATTGCCCCGCACCATCGTGGCGAGCCGGTTCACCTTGCCCGCGAACGTCAGCGCGACGCCTTCGAGCTTCTCGTAGTGTTCGAGTTCGACGGCGTACAGCCGCGCGAACTCCACCGCGATGGCCGCGGTCCCGGCGATGCCGGTGGCCGTGTAGTCGTCGGTGATGTACACCTTCTGCACGTCGCGGCTGGCGATCATGTGGCCCTGGGTGGCGCGCCGGTCACCGGCCATCACCACACCGCCGGGGAACTTGAGCGCCACGATCGTGGTGCCGTGCGGCACCGCATCGGTGGGAGTCAGGGACACGTCGCCGCCGAACGGCAACAGATGGGGCGCCTGCCGGCGCAGCATGTCGGAAAAGGACGACAGATCCATGGAAACCGAAGGGACCCCTCGGGTCGTAGGGCGGGACGGATCGCGGAAGAGTTCAGGGAAGGCCAGCTGCTCGAAGGGCGGCCAGCTCACTGTCCGCCCTTTTGGACGTACGCGCGCACGAAATCCTCGGCGTTCTCCTCGAGGACGTCGTCGATCTCGTCCAGCAGGTCGTCGGTCTCCTCGGTGAGCTTCTCGCGACGCTCCTGCCCGGCGCCCGTGCCGCCGGTGAGGTCGTCGTCCTCGCCGCCGCCACCGCCACGCTTGGTCTGCTCCTGCGCCATCGCCGCCTCCTGCACTTGTCATCGGTGGGCTCACAGACACCCACCGGTTCCTCCACACTACCGGTCGACGCCCGGATTGCCTGGGATAGCCAGGCTCAGAACACCCGCCTCGGGAATCCGGCTACGTGGCGGTGAGCTGTTCGACGAGCTGCACCGCGCTGTCCACCGAGTCGAGAAGCGCCCCGACGTGGGCCTTGCTGCCGCGCAGCGGTTCGAGTGTCGGTATCCGCACCAGTGAGTCGCCACCCAGGTCGAAGATCACCGAGTCCCAACTCGCCGCGGCGATGTCGGCGCCGAACCGGCGCAGGCACTCACCGCGGAAGTAGGCGCGGGTGTCGGTCGGCGGGTTGTCGACGGCGTCGAGCACCTGCTGTTCGGTGACCAGCCGCTGCATCGATCCCCGGGCGACGAGCCTGTTGTAGAGCCCCTTGTCCAGCCGCACGTCCGAGTACTGCAGGTCGACCAGGTGCAGGCGGGGCGCATTCCAGCCGAGGTTCTCCCGGTGGCGGAAACCCTCGAGCAGCCGCAGTTTGGCGGGCCAGTCCAGCAGGTCGGCACATTCCATCGGATCGCGTTCGAGCAGGTCGAGCACGTTGGCCCAGGTCTCGACGACATGGGAGGCGCGCGGATCGGGATCGCGCGAATCGACCAGCTTGGCGACCCGGTCGAGGTAGATCCGCTGCAGCGCGAGTCCGGTCAGCTCCCGGCCGTCGGCCAGCGCCACCGTCGCGCGCAGCGACGGGTCCCGGCTGATCACGTGCACCGCGTGCACCGGCCGGGCCAGCGCCAGGTCGGACAGGTCCACCCCCTCCTCGACCAGGTCGAGGACCAGTGAGGTGGCGCCCAGTTTGAGGTAGGTCGACGTCTCGGCCAGGTTGGCGTCGCCGATGATCACGTGCAGCCGGCGGTACTTGTCGGCGTCGGCGTGCGGTTCGTCGCGGGTGTTGATGATGCCGCGCTTGAGCGTGGTCTCCAGGCCGACCTCGACCTCGATGTAGTCGGCGCGCTGCGACAGCTGGAAACCGGGTTCGTCGCCCGAGGGGCCGATACCCACCCGGCCCGAGCCGGTGACCACCTGGCGCGACACCAGGAACGGCGTGAGCCCGGCGATGACGGCCGAGAACGGGGTCTGCCGGCTCATCAGGTAGTTCTCGTGCGAACCGTACGAGGCGCCCTTGCCGTCGACGTTGTTCTTGTAGAGCTGCAGTTTGGCCGCTCCCGGCACACTGGCGACATGCCGCGCCGCGGCCTCCATCACCCGCTCCCCGGCCTTGTCCCAGATCACCGCGTCGAGCGGATCGGTGCACTCGGGCGCCGAGTACTCGGGGTGGGCGTGGTCGACGTAGAGCCGGGCGCCGTTGGTGAGGATCATGTTGGCCGCACCGACCTCGTCGGCGTCGACCACCGGCGGCGGACCCGCCGAACGGCTCAGATCGAACCCGCGGGCGTCGCGCAGCGGCGACTCCACCTCGTAGTCCCACCGGGTGCGCTTGGCCCGCTGGATACCGGCCGCCGCGGCGTAGGCGAGGACCGCCTGCGTCGAGGTGAGGATCGGGTTGGCGGTCGGGTCGGACGGTGAGGAGATTCCGTATTCGACCTCGGTTCCGATGATCCGCTGCATGACCTCACAGTAGGTGACGCGCCTCGGGACCGGCTCGGCGGCGGGGCCGCGAACCGCCGCGACGCCGGTGCGGGAACGCCGAGCGGCCCGCCACCGAGGACAGTGACGGGCCGCCGCGGCCGTGACCTACAGGTACTGGCCGAGATTCGACTCGGTGTCGATCGCCCGGTTCGCGCTGCTGCTCTTGCCGGTGACCAGCGTGCGGATGTAGACGATCCGCTCACCCTTCTTGCCCGAGATCCGCGCCCAGTCATCCGGGTTGGTGGTGTTGGGCAGATCCTCGTTCTCCGCGAACTCGTCGACGATCGAATCGAGCAGGTGCTGGATGCGCAGACCCTTCTGCCCGGTGTCGAGCACCGACTTGATCGCGTACTTCTTGGCCCGGTCCACGACGTTCTGGATCATCGCGCCCGAGTTGAAGTCCTTGAAGTACATGACCTCTTTGTCGCCGTTGGCGTAGGTCACCTCGAGGAAGCGGTTGTCGTCGATCTCGGCGTACATCCGTTCGACGACCTTCTCGATCATCCCCTTGATGCAGGCCGCCCGATCGCCGCCGAACTCGGCGAGGTCGTCGGCGTGCACCGGCAGTTCCTCGGTGAGGTACTTGCTGAAGATGTCCTGTGCCGCTTCGGCATCCGGCCGCTCGATCTTGATCTTGACGTCCAGGCGGCCCGGCCGCAGGATCGCCGGGTCGATCATGTCCTCGCGGTTGGAGGCGCCGATCACGATGACGTTCTCCAGACCCTCGACACCGTCGATCTCCGAGAGCAACTGGGGCACGACCGTCGTCTCCACGTCCGAGCTCACGCCGGTGCCGCGGGTGCGGAAGATCGAGTCCATCTCGTCGAAGAACACGATGACCGGGGTGCCCTCGGACGCCTTCTCACGTGCCCGCTGGAAGATCAGCCGGATGTGCCGTTCGGTCTCGCCGACGAACTTGTTCAGCAGCTCGGGGCCCTTGATGTTGAGGAAGTACGACTTCGCCTCGCGGGCGTCGTCGCCGCGCACCTCGGCCATCTTCTTGGCCAGCGAGTTCGCGACCGCCTTGGCGATCAACGTCTTACCGCAGCCGGGCGGGCCGTAGAGCAGCACGCCCTTGGGCGGCCGCAGCGAGTACTCGCGGTAGAGCTCCTTGTGCAGGAACGGCAACTCGACGGCGTCGCGGATCTGCTCGATCTGACGGCCGAGACCACCGATGTCGCTGTAGCTGACGTCGGGCACCTCTTCGAGCACCAGGTCCTCGACCTCGGCCTTGGGGATCCGCTCGAACGCGTATCCGGCTTTGGTGTCGACCAGCAGCGAGTCGCCCGGGCGCAGCCGGCGCGGCCGGTCGTCGTCGAGTTCGGGCCCGGCCACCTCGCTGTCGGGCAGGTGCTCGACCGACACCAGCGGCTCGGCCAGCCAGACGATGCGCTCCTCGTCGGCGTGGCCCACCACCAGCGCGCGGTGTCCGTCGGAGAGGATCTCGCGCAGGGTACTGATCTCACCGACGGCCTCGAAGGTGCCGGCCTCGACCACGGTCAGCGCCTCGTTGAGGCGGACGGTCTGACCCTGTTTGAGCGCCTTGACGTCGATGTTCGGCGAGCAGGTCAGCCGCATCTTGCGCCCCGAGGTGAACACGTCGACCGTGTCGTCCTCGTGGGCGGCCAGCAGCACGCCGTAACCGCTCGGCGGCTGCCCCAGCCGGTCGACCTCCTCGCGCAGCGCGAGTAGTTGCTGGCGCGCCTCTTTGAGGGTGTCCATCAACTTCGCGTTGCGCGCGGCGAGCGAATCGATCCGCGCTTCGAGTTGGTGGACGTCGCGGGCGCTGCGCAGACCGCTCTGCGGGCCTACCGCGTTCTCGAGCTGCTCTCGCAGAGCCGCGGCCTCACGCCGCAACTCCTCCAGCTCCGCGGCGTCCTCACTGGACAGGCCGGACTCATGGGGTGTCGTGAAACCGTCTTCTCTGGCTTCGTGACGCTGTGACTCACTCATGTTGCGCCCCTTTCCCACACCGAATAGTGGTGCAGTAACAACTTCAACGCTACCGGCGATTCAGACTTTGTGTGCGGCGTAGGGATTCGACACACCCGCGGCACTGTTAACCTCGGACTCGAGCTGGACAGATCGAAAGGACACCCGTGACCCTGAAAACCCTCGTAACCGGCGTTGCAGCAGCCGCTGTAGTAGCAGGTGGCGCGGCAGGTGTGACCTCTATTTCATCGAATACGGTGGCGTCGCCCGCCGTATCGCCGGTCGTGTTCGGCGTCCCGATGCCGCAGGTTCCGGCACCCGACCTCGCAGGTCCCCTGACGCAGACGCTGCAGGCCCTCGCCGGTCCGGGATCGTTCCGGGGCAAGGCGCCGTTCATCCAGGGCGGCATCGGGAGGATCGAAGCGGTCGCCGCCGACCGGGCGTACCAGAACGCCGCCGCGCAGGGCAAATTCCCGCTGAGCTTCACAGTGGCCAACGTCGACCAGAACGGCGGCGTGGCCACAGCCGACGTCACCGCGACCGCGGCCACCGGCGGCACCGCCACCCAGCACATCGTGTTCACCGCGGGCCCGAGCCCGAGCGGCTGGCAGATCTCGCGGGGTTCGGCCCTGAACCTGCTCTCGGCGGTCGGCTGAGCCTCCCGCCGGTGCCCCGACGCACCATGCTCGCAGTAGTCCGAAGCGCCGTCACCATTCTGGTGGCGGCGTTCGGCCTTTCATACGGCCTCAGTGGGTGCGGTAGCGACCGGCCGCCCGCCCCACCGCCGACGACCGCCGCCTCGTCCGCACCGGTGCCGGTGGCGCTCCCTCCCCGCCCGCACCCCTTCCGCCGCCGAGCGCGCTCACCGATGTGCTCTACCGGTTGGCCGATCCCGCGGTGCCCGGGGCGGACAAACTCCCCTTGATCGAGGACGCCGGACCCGGCGACGTCGCCGCGCTCGACCGCTTCGGCAGGGCGCTGGCCGACAACGGCTACCACCCGATGACGTTCGACGCGGCCGACCTGGCCTGGGCGGCCAACGCCGACGACGTGGTGGCCACCGTGATCGCCAGGACGCCGCCCGGTCGGACCGGTGGGGACTTCACGTTCCCGATGGAGTTCGCACGCACGCCCGACGGCGGCTGGCAGCTCACCCGCGGCAGCGCCGACCTGCTGCTCGAGGTGGACGCAGCCCAGGAACCGCCGCGCTGACCATGTGGATCGGCTGGCTGGAGTTCGACCTGCTCCTGGGCGATGTGCGCTCGCTCAAACAGAAGCGATCGGCGATCCGGCCGTTGATCGCCGAACTGCAGCGCCGGTTCACGGTCTCGGCGGCGGAGACCGGCGCGCACGACCTGCACCGGCGGGCCGGCGTCGGGCTGGCCGTGGTGGCCGCGGACCGGGCCCATGTGGTCGACGTGCTCGACGCCGCCGAACGACTGGTCGCGGCCCGCCCCGAGATGGAGTTGCTCTCGGTGCGCCGGGTCCTGCGGCGCAGCGACGACGAGTAGGGACGACGAGTAGGTCAGTCGGTCGGCTCGGCCGGCGCGGCGAGTTGGCGTTTGCGGCGCAGCGGGATCGGCGCGACGGCGCCCGGCGCCAGCCGGCGCGCACTGATCAGGAACGCGGTGTGGCCGCGCATGGTGTGTTGCGGGCGCACCGCGAGGCCGACGACGTACCAGCCGCGCTGCATGCTCTCCCAGGCCCGCGGTTCGGTCCAGCACGTCTGCTCGCGCAGCGCCTCGACGGTCCGCGACAGCTGGGTGACGGTGGCGACGTAGATCATCAGCACGCCGCCCGGCACGAGGTGCTGCGAGACGGTGCCGAGCACCTCCCACGGCGCGAGCATGTCGAGCACCACGCGGTCCACCTCGCCACCCGCGTAGTCGTTGAGGTCGGCGATGACCAGATCCCAGTTCTGGGGTCGCTCACCGAAGAACGTCTCGACGTTGCGTGCGGCGTGGACGGCGTGGTCGTCACGCACCTCGTAGGATGTCACCCGGCCCTCGGGGCCCACCGCGCGCAGCAGGGAACAGGTGAGCGCGCCGGAGCCGGCGCCCGCCTCCAGCA is a window from the Mycolicibacterium litorale genome containing:
- a CDS encoding DUF503 domain-containing protein, giving the protein MWIGWLEFDLLLGDVRSLKQKRSAIRPLIAELQRRFTVSAAETGAHDLHRRAGVGLAVVAADRAHVVDVLDAAERLVAARPEMELLSVRRVLRRSDDE
- a CDS encoding tRNA (adenine-N1)-methyltransferase, whose protein sequence is MPRTGPFAVGDRVQLTDAKGRHYTMLLTPGGEFHTHRGMIALDSVIGLPEGSVVKSTSGDQFLVLRPLLVDYVMSMPRGAQVIYPKDAAQIVHEGDIFPGARVLEAGAGSGALTCSLLRAVGPEGRVTSYEVRDDHAVHAARNVETFFGERPQNWDLVIADLNDYAGGEVDRVVLDMLAPWEVLGTVSQHLVPGGVLMIYVATVTQLSRTVEALREQTCWTEPRAWESMQRGWYVVGLAVRPQHTMRGHTAFLISARRLAPGAVAPIPLRRKRQLAAPAEPTD